The Methanohalophilus portucalensis genome window below encodes:
- a CDS encoding DUF2162 domain-containing protein, which yields MSAVYLTVIGILLAIAVFAVKAGVGCGCSTIDRRQLLTIAGMYFVLSVIIGVILNYIDISYLLNASQLGMGLHVVMALLLLGVGIYTSKKWNCGVDVSHKTFLVISLPCPVCLAALFMSIMLLSNTVEISSALLGLGVGVIFFVSIISSSLVVRRLKKDPTTLGNAMTFLGLFYLMGAIIAPAYMHAKQMGLPTFSGPEFDIIPFIGFAILISAGFALNRIKTQH from the coding sequence ATGAGTGCAGTATATTTAACGGTCATAGGAATTCTGCTGGCAATAGCTGTGTTTGCAGTTAAGGCCGGAGTGGGATGTGGATGCTCGACTATCGATCGCAGACAGCTGTTAACAATTGCAGGGATGTATTTTGTCTTATCAGTAATTATAGGTGTAATTCTCAATTACATCGATATATCCTACCTGCTGAATGCTTCCCAGCTTGGGATGGGCCTGCATGTGGTAATGGCTCTCTTGCTTTTGGGAGTGGGAATATACACATCCAAAAAATGGAATTGCGGAGTGGATGTATCCCATAAGACTTTCCTTGTGATCTCCCTGCCCTGTCCGGTATGCCTTGCAGCCCTTTTTATGTCGATTATGCTGCTTTCCAATACCGTTGAGATCAGCAGTGCGCTTCTGGGACTTGGAGTTGGTGTCATCTTTTTTGTTTCTATCATTTCCTCTTCCCTGGTTGTCAGGAGGCTTAAAAAGGACCCAACAACCTTGGGCAATGCCATGACTTTCCTGGGTCTGTTCTACCTGATGGGTGCAATAATTGCCCCTGCCTACATGCACGCAAAACAAATGGGCCTTCCGACTTTCAGCGGCCCTGAATTTGACATCATACCCTTCATCGGCTTTGCAATTCTCATATCTGCCGGCTTTGCACTTAATCGCATCAAAACCCAGCATTAA
- a CDS encoding MotA/TolQ/ExbB proton channel family protein, whose amino-acid sequence MAIDSSLFQIMYTVSSSLLYPVIILLLLAVVSSLALIGEFISEYSKRHRNVTQLEDVGKRVQDSVKSSDFNSAASHLGELKQNSLVMSFARDAAAHLGSSAATSIDWLSEEYEVRMTKNLEYTKILSTVAPMIGLMGTLIPLGPALIGLAEGNILQLAHNLMVAFATTVLGLFAGIVGYVLTLVRKRWYWQDMADINYLLECMEGEE is encoded by the coding sequence ATGGCAATAGATTCTTCTTTATTCCAGATAATGTATACAGTTTCTTCTTCACTATTGTATCCTGTTATCATACTGCTTTTGTTAGCAGTGGTATCATCTCTGGCCTTGATCGGTGAGTTCATTTCCGAATATTCCAAGAGGCATCGCAATGTCACCCAGCTTGAGGATGTGGGGAAAAGGGTGCAGGATTCCGTGAAATCTTCTGATTTCAATTCTGCTGCTTCACATCTGGGAGAACTCAAGCAAAACTCCCTTGTGATGTCATTTGCCCGCGACGCTGCTGCCCATCTTGGCAGCAGTGCTGCCACATCTATCGACTGGCTTTCCGAGGAGTATGAAGTCAGGATGACCAAGAACCTGGAGTATACCAAGATCCTTTCCACGGTTGCCCCAATGATAGGCCTGATGGGAACCCTTATTCCCCTTGGTCCGGCTTTGATCGGACTCGCAGAAGGTAACATCCTGCAGCTGGCGCATAACCTGATGGTGGCTTTTGCAACAACAGTACTCGGTCTGTTTGCCGGAATAGTCGGGTATGTCCTGACGCTTGTGCGTAAAAGATGGTACTGGCAGGATATGGCTGATATCAATTATCTGCTTGAGTGTATGGAGGGTGAGGAATGA
- a CDS encoding DUF2149 domain-containing protein, with translation MRKQKKYRRSGLLYEGDEQNPLTGVANLFDIAMVFSVALLVALVMSFQLPELLSPTDDVTIVKNPGEENMKIIVKEGQDIEVLNMTEQIGGGSGEALGTAYQLADGRVVYVPEGKNESGG, from the coding sequence ATGAGGAAGCAAAAGAAATACAGGCGAAGCGGCCTGCTTTATGAAGGAGATGAACAGAACCCCTTAACAGGCGTGGCCAACCTTTTCGACATAGCCATGGTCTTCTCCGTAGCTCTGCTTGTGGCCTTGGTAATGTCCTTCCAACTGCCGGAATTGTTGTCTCCCACGGATGATGTGACCATTGTAAAGAATCCTGGTGAGGAAAACATGAAGATTATCGTCAAGGAAGGTCAGGACATTGAAGTATTGAACATGACCGAACAGATTGGAGGCGGGTCAGGTGAGGCGCTGGGTACGGCCTACCAGCTGGCAGATGGACGGGTGGTTTATGTGCCCGAGGGTAAAAACGAATCGGGAGGATAA